The sequence GATGTTTATATCGGTCAGTTGAAGCAGTTTTAAATTTGCTTTTTCAGTGAATCTCCTGAATTGAATAAATACTAGAGGGATAAAATGCGCTTTTTTGACATAGATAGCAAATAAATTGCCGCCGTCATGAAGTTCCGTTCTGAGCTATTTTAACGAGTTAAGCCAATTTTAAATAAACAGACCGAATTTCTTATCCGTCCAATCGCACATTCATCACCGGCACTGAACCGAATGATTTCTGCCCTCGGATCTTAGATTTTTACTGTGAATCAATAACGTTCACATTTAAACTCCGTGCCTGTCCATGCGTTATGTGAGCTTTTGGGTGGCCGGAAAAGTAACGCCTCAATGCCATGGGCTTTCACTTATATAAATGCTGGATGAATCATTCGTTCGTGGTTTCCTCTAAAGGAACGCGTACAGGTTTATGTTAGTAAGCGTGGTGAACCCCAGAATGGTGTAATGTGAAAAATAGGCCCGTCTCTGCATCAGGAACTTGTGCTCATCGCCTGGGACCTTTTTGGTCACTTTGTAAATACAGTTGGTCTTGCTTGTATGAATGAGTTTGCTGTTAAACTGCTCGGGCACCAACTCATCGTGGAATTGGGCGGACCCCTTTCTGTACTTCAGCTCAGAAGACAGGTAAATTGTGTTTTCCTTGCAGAGATGCAACAGTGTCTCTAAACGAAATTGCGTTGGGCTGTACACAATGTCGGAGCCCAGGATGATATCATAGTTGGCTGTAAAGTTTTCCTGATCGTCACCCCAAGCAAGGGCACGGATTGTTGAACGATGTGTGGAGCTGACGGGAATGTTAGCAGAGACGTTGTATTCTATTTGCTTCAAAATGTGCGGTCTGTCCGTCATGGTGACATCTTCACCTGGCAAAAAGAATAAAATAATAACGCTATGGTTTCCCCGCAGCAGGAGTTGCAACATACATTCTGGTCCCGGAAAGAGAAAGTAAATATAATTCTATATGCTTCTGACGTATTCCGTCTGGGCACTGCACACCgggaaggatgtattggcctttGAGATGGTACAGTGCAGATTTATCAGGATAATCCCAGTGTTGCATTATGAGGACAGGGTACATAGATTGGGCTTGTATTCCCCTGAATACAGAAGACTAAGagatgacctaattgaggtgttcaGGATTTTAAAAATGGACAGGGTAGATATTTCTTCTGGTGGTGGGGTCCAGAACAAACTAACAGCGAGAGCGTTCCGGCATGATGCGCTGCTTCACAAAAAAGCTAGTGGAAATCTAAAACTTGttcccccaaaaaactgttgcGTTTCAGTTAATCGAAAAATATAAAAAacgagattgatagatatttgttaggcaagggtattaaggcttCTAGATCCAATGCGAATAAATGGAATTAAAATATACAAGAGCCGTGATCTACTTGAACAGGGGAACAGACTAGCGGGCTAAGTGACCGACATCTGTTCCTATATTCTTAATTGTGATTACCTTGTACCTTGTAGCATAAGTATGCACAGCGGGAAGTATTTAGCGAGTCTAAAAAGACAAATAATAATATTGGAGTATCAACTGCGAATAGTTTTTAGACCGCAATGCACGACAAATAATTACTATAGGTATGCGCGATTAATAGTAATATTGGGATCTGCTCTATAATTGTACCGATTGATTAACACAGTGACTCGAGGGTTAAGCATTATGAATAATACGTAGACTGTTAAGCAAcatgaacagtaaatacactgctgTAGTAAGGACCATGAAATATAACTATAGGAATGTACGCTTTAATGAGGAAGTAGCATTAACTGACCCAGCAATACCACTAAAATGTCTACAATCCCGGTGCCAAATCCCAGTTTAAGCACATTCTTCACAGTAAAATGAATCATCTCATCCTCAAAGTACCGACAAAGGACAAGACCCTAAAAAAACACATTTATATAAAGATCATTATTTACAATGTGTAAAAGCACGAGGACAATgttggaagagggaggggaggctgGCTGGTGGGGAATGTGTTAAAAGGCTACTCAGGCGCCTCAGTGAGGGAAGATCAGAGAAGCCTGGACAGAATCTTGCTCGCAGGTCCCCTTCCCAAACTCTCAGTTTTAGTAGGAGTGAATCAACGGTGAATCAAGGAAAGGACAGATATATAATGGAAAGCAGAGTGTTCCAATCAGACTATCACCACTCATCCCTTCGGGTATCTACAAATAGTATATTCATCTTTCACAGCTAGATTCACTGAGAACAGTGTGGGATATACGAGAAAAGAGATGTGAGAGTTTACAAATAAAGAGTTAGACTGCAGTTATACTGTATTGCCGCTCTGAGGAAACAGACTGTGAATGTGCAGCGCAAGTACAGTAGAAACAGGACACTTCCATGAACGGCACACATTGCACGCGAAGACACCAAATGGAATGAAATACATCGCTGGCCGACAGCGTGTTGGACTATTTGTGCCATTGGACATCAAAAGGTTACTTTCTACTGAAGGCAAGTGGTCATTGCAGTCTGTCGCTTTAATTGGCTTTATATGCTTGGTGGCAAAAGCAGCATAGTTGTTGGCAGCCTTGGCCATCAAGGTAACACCCTCAGATCAGTGAGTCAGAAGGATCGCATTTCATATCCCACCGGAAAgctttaggaaggcaaatggaatgttggtctttattagagggagtataaaagtagggaagtcctgctacaacggtacgtggcgttggtaaaaccacacctggagtactgtgtacagttttagtctctttatttaagaaagaatatatttATATTGGACctggttcagagaagattcacgaggttgattcctgaagtgaaggggttgccatatgaagaaaagttcagcctatactcattggagtttagcagactgagaggtgatcttatagaaatgtataagattctgtggTCCTTCAAAGTgtcgttgcagagaggatgtttccctcgtaaggaatcgagaactagggggcatagtttcagaataagcgttcgcccatttaaaactgaaatgaagaggaatttattttgtcagtgggtcgtgaatctatggaattctctacctcagagagctgtggaggttggttcattgaatatatttaaggtggagatagacagatttttgaacgataagggagttgaggcttatgggaagcgggcagggaagtggagttgaggccaggatcagatcagccatcatcttattgaatggcggagcaggctcgaggagccaaatggcctactcctgctcctgtttcttattttcttatagagGACTTGAAAATGTAATTCCGCCAGAGCCTTTAATACAGCACCGAGGGGCGCTGCGGCGAGTCAGATGCCATGTTTTGGATAATACGTTaaaagtctgccctctcaggtggatgccagTAGTTGCACAGCGCCAttcgatgattggcagtgcagttggCCCGGCCAACATTTATCCAGCAGCCATCATCAATAACACTCAGCTGGTCTTTTATCGTCGAGCAGATGTATTTTTCTTTGCAAGTAAATTGTAGAAATAGTATTTATGCCGACAGATGCAGACTGTGACACGCCCTCCTTCGTGTTGAACGGAAATGTGGAAATCCTTCAGAAATCCAGTGCACAACGTTAGTGCAAAAAGACACCTGCTAACAAGCAGCTGTGGGGTTAAGATGTGTACGCTTAGATCACGAGGCAACCAGTATAGACATCCCATCTCATTGATACATTGTTCCGAGGGGAGCCACGTGTTGGGATATCACTCTCTAAGGGGCTGGTACCATTCTGCTTCGGAATCAGACCGGAAGCATACCCTGGTGATATGCACCTCCCTACATCCGCTTCTAATGAGTGTAGCTGAAACTGCAGCGATAAATTGCGAAGGCTTTGCAACAGGTCAGGATTTCGCTTTTCAACCCAAAGAATACATTAGTAAAAGACCACTAGACTTACAGGTATCCCAGACAAATACAGAAACACCGAAATTACCTCTTTTAAACATAGTGATCTTTAAAGTGTGTCCACTGAATTCATACTCCATCTCCTCCCAGCCCTTGGGAAGATTGTTATCTTCGGAACTGTTCATTCTCTGATTTCGAACATACTCTCTGCGATCTCCAAGCAGATTCCTTCCAGTGGATTTCTATCGGTTTCAGCCCGAAGTGTCCACGCCAAGTTTTTATCTCGGATTAAAGAAAGATGTTAAAGAAAACTCTGATATAGAAAGGCAGCGCACGACTTCATTGTGTTAAATCTCAGAATATCACAGGAAGATCCGCAGCAAAGCACCAGAGAGGTCCTTTTACTTTAACATGGATACGAATGTTAAATGAAACAATTGACCATATTCAGCATGAACTTAAAAGTGCTCGTTAAACCCAACAAGGAGCAGCGCTGTTTCAATGGTGACACCATCACATCCCGAAAGAAACTTTtatctagtttcagaataaggggccgtccatttaaaactgagttgaagaggaatttcttctctcaaggttgtaaatctgtggaattctctgctacagagagctgcggatgctgggtcattgaatatatttaaggcagagatagacagatttttaagcaataaaggaataaagggttatggggagcgggcagggaattggagctgagtccatgatcagatcagccatgatcttattaaatggtagagcaaacTCGAAgagtcaaataagaacataagaacataagaaataggaaaaggagtaggccatacggccccttgagcctgcttcgccattcaataagatcatggctgatctgatcatggactcagctccaccttcctgcccactccccataaccccttatccctttatcttttaagaaactgtttctttctgtcttaaatttattcaatgtcccagcttccacagctctctgaggcattgaattccacagatttacaaccctctgagaaaatacatttctcctcagctcagttttaaatgggtggccccttattctaagatcatgccctctagttctagtctcccccatcagtggaaacatcctctctgcatccaccttgtcaagccccctcataatcttattcagtTCGATAGTATCTCCTCTGATTCTTCtgttttccaatgagtagaggcccaacctactcaacctttcctcataagtcaatcccctcatttccggaatcaacctcgtgaactttagctgaactgcctccaaaggaagtatatcctttcataaatatggaaaccaaaactgcacgcagtattccagatgtggcctcaccaataccctgtatagccgtagtgggacatccctgcttttatactccatcccctttgcaaaaaggccatgattccattggccttcctggtcacttgctgtacctgcatactatccttttatgtttcaagcacaagtacccccacgtcccgttgtgctgcagcactttgcaatctttctccatttaaataataacttgctctttgaatttttctgccaaagtgcatgcactcatacattccaacattatataccatctgccaaattttgcccactcatttaacctgtctatgtccttttgcagatttttagtgtcctcctcaattattgcttttcctcccatctttgtatcagcagcaaacttggctatggtaCACTCAGTCCCTACTCTTGCTCctgtttcctatgttcttatattcttccagtcttggacagatgtgtgtacACCTTTCGAAGAGGCTTAgtgaattgtagtgaatggtgagacataagcctATCCCTCAATGTTGATGAGTGTgtaaggaatggtttggtcattgtagggatgctttatcatGTTGGTGCGGGGTGGTGCCAATctcgtgcatcatgtggcagccatatgggtataCAGTATAAACTTAACAAAATCTGGTCATTATGAAGCCATCCTTGACCTCCtgagcagcaatgtgctcaggtactAATACTTTCTGTCCTCAGCAACATCATTTGATCGCGGTGAAGGTTGGTCGTGTTGTTGTTGCAATGCTGGCGATGGCGCTCATCGTggccagattctgaggaccaagttgagacagtataaatggcagctATGTTGATGCAATAGACAGATACAAGCATTCTGTCAATTGCGagcgttcttccaatgaggtgagactggatggagacttcacTTGCAGCCTGCAAAATCTTTGCTGGAAATAGAGTGAGCAACAGCTTCTACTTGAGGAAAGTGATCATTTGTCAGATAGCAGCTTTTACTGTATATTTAATGGTCGCAAGCTTGATCAATGGCCAGGAAACTCCCGGCCCAGGTTGCCAGACGTGGTTACAGAGTCGCGTGAGTCTCATGTCCATGCAGGGGAATTTAAAAAAAGTACGTGTACAAAAGCTCTTCAGTGTCCGTAAGGCACTTGATCGTCCTTTTAATTGGGTCCCCCACCGCTGCAAGTCGGGTTGGGTCCGCGATGACAGACGCGCCTGGGAACGGGTTTCTGTCAAAAATAACAGTTTTCCAAGCCGACCCTCCACCGATTGCAGCTGCTACCACCCCGAAAAATTCAGGCCCATGATTTTAAAACCTAGAAATGAAAAGCATCGCTGTCGGGCTCTCGTGGAAGAGGGGAGCAAGATCGCTATCGGGGTTATCTcatggtggagaggaggagagcgcAGGGGGAGAGGTCGTGGTGAGAGATCGCAATCAAGGGGGAAGGATGATGGTGGAGGTGGGGGTGATAGCTTAGCGGTTGTTAGCTtattgggggggcgggggctgaTATAGTCccgctcctcctggtccacaatcCGTGCTGTTAAGTCACTTAACCCGCCGGTCTGGCCTTACTTGTATCTATTTACCTGCCGGTTTTGTGAGGCCCGGAATCCCGGCCCGAATGGGTTAAATTAAAGATCTTATTAAAACAGAGGCACCTAGCCTCTTTAAAAACGTTTATGGAGGACCGAGCTCCAGAGAATGGATTGGCCGCTCACCGCCATTAAAACCGGCATTGCGCCGGTTCGAGGCTGTGGGACTCGTTCTTCGATTTTAAGTTCTCTCCCGACCCAAACCCAACCGTTTCGCAGGTTAACATTACCCCCTTGGTGTTCTTCAGGGATTATATTAATTACTGTGGTTGTTCGGAGTTTGTTTTGCAGTGacttcaaatagaaacatagaaacatagaaaataggtgcaggagtaggccattcggcccttcaagcctgcaccgccattcaatgagttcatggctgaacatgcaacttcagtaccccattcctgctttctctccataccccttgatccccctagtagtaaggactacatctaactcctttttgaatatatttactgaattggcctcaacaactttctgtggtagagaattccacaggttcaccactctctgggtaaagaagtttctcttcatctcagtcctaaatagcttaccccttatccttcgactgtgacccttggttctggacttccccaatattaataagcacataagaacataagaattaggaacaggagtaggccatctagcccctcgagcctgctccgccacccaacaagatcacggctgatctggccgtggactcagctccactttaaaTGGCTTTAAAGACGTTGGTGAAATCGTCTTGATTTTGCTGGTAGCAGTTTCATCGGCACAAACTTAAGACAATCTGTGGCCAACTACATACCAGGTACTTTCCAAAGAAATTATGCCCACAGATTTGATCCCTCCTGAAATGTTGCCCTCCAGACAAGTTAGAAATACGGCAGATGCATAACCTTTCATTATatgagacgtccgttggtcgtgaaagctgttatataaatgcaagtctttctttaatatagGTGGATAAATAGGAGAAAAAGCATAAAAAAGGAAGACATTGAAGAAGGAACTGCCATCTTGAGCAGTGAGGTCACAAGTACTGAATCAATTTGAAAATCTGCACAGAAAATCCATCAATGGCAGTTGGGTGATTTGAGCTCCGGCCTGGGTACAAACAGGGTTCCAATAATAAGCTGGTGATTTGATTTAATTGAAAATACATGTGCTCCAGTCATAACCCACATTCTGATACCAAGGACATTTAACTTTAAACATACTCTAACACTTTCACCTTATATTTTCCAATCAGCGAATAAAAAGTGGTGAATTCCAACCTTCGCCGCGTTATGTACTTCCTAATTTGACAGTTTCCTTGATTTATGAATGAAGTTTCCCATATACTGTTCGCCTCCCCCAGTGTTAATGGATGCGTTATTACGAGGGAAAAAAATTgtttttaaaagttaatttgtaAACTGTTGATCCTCAGCTATAATAACTATACTACATTAAAGAAGGAGATTCTCACTGACAGTTATTCCAATAATAGTAATAATACCAATTCTGATAATACGACGAATAAAACTATTTATTTTCGTTCTAATTATCATGCTACTAATATTACTAATATAATACTATATATACTAATAATGCTAATAACAATTTTATACTCATTTTAATATCAATATTATAATGCTCCTGATAATGCTATTAATTAAAACATTAAATGTACTACTTCTAACGCTCTTAAcactaataataataataaatatcAATTTTATAGTTATGCTACTAATTCAATAGTTAAGTTAtacatgggcctgaaattccgatcaaGGTCATCCCACgggcaatcgactgaaaaagttaaaaaaagatgtgcacctacttgttcctgctgtGTCCGTTTGAACTTCCgaacctgaggccttcactccctacgcATCGGAGAGCATGcatgtcaggacatgcgcagggctggagctggagtcacatggctctgggcaaccaatcaaggtacagtattttctcattcataataatgggaactctgtaaggtggagttcccattattatgaatgagaaccctccccaaacacacaaaacactaataaaaaatagaaaaatagactacatatttaagaatcatttaaattaaagttcttataaaaaaaatattttcccgactttttttcaagatgccttaaaataaacttaccgtagtggggagggtttttaaaaataaaatgtgtttttataactttattttaaaatgtttttgtgtatttttaaacacttgcggctgtaaaagtaggctatatgcctgctttttcaggttcaagatgtttgaggacatttgttgggcaagatattcgtaaaaatcagaaatcttgcccagcaaatgtcctcgctcctgatatgcgtgagatctatcaagccagaaacttgacagatcggaaaagccggttttcagtgcatgctcaTTGCGCGTTGAAACcctgcttttccaatgccttctcgGTTCTGTAGAAACTTCATTCAGACCCGAGACATcatgaatttcagggccaatataggtcatcatcatcatcataggcagttcctcggagttgaggatgatttgcttccacactaaaaatgagttctcaggtgactgaggaatccaatATGGAGgcaatagtctctgtcacaggtggagcagacagcggttgaaggaatggatgggtgcagtgctgcacgctccttctgctgtcgacgcttggcttcagcttgtggctcgaggtgttcagcgcctttccagatgcttttcctccactttgcgtggtcttgagccagggattcccaggtgtctgggaatgttacattttttcagggatgccttgaaggtgtccttgaagcgtgtcAATAACTGAAGTATAGACTAGGTGTGTAACAATGGAATACCATAGTGATCTGACCTGGTCATCTGTCTCATTCATACCTGTGCTTCTGCAAAGGTGGAACGAAAAATCACTTGTTAAGAGGAGGGTTGCGAATTCGCACTGTATTTCACCG is a genomic window of Pristiophorus japonicus isolate sPriJap1 chromosome 4, sPriJap1.hap1, whole genome shotgun sequence containing:
- the LOC139262711 gene encoding EEF1A lysine methyltransferase 3-like; the encoded protein is MNSSEDNNLPKGWEEMEYEFSGHTLKITMFKRGNFGVSVFGLVLCRYFEDEMIHFTVKNVLKLGFGTGIVDILVVLLGEDVTMTDRPHILKQIEYNVSANIPVSSTHRSTIRALAWGDDQENFTANYDIILGSDIVYSPTQFRLETLLHLCKENTIYLSSELKYRKGSAQFHDELVPEQFNSKLIHTSKTNCIYKVTKKVPGDEHKFLMQRRAYFSHYTILGFTTLTNINLYAFL